One window of the Devosia sp. 2618 genome contains the following:
- a CDS encoding SRPBCC domain-containing protein, translating to MSNGMDIDGESQITLTRTIDAHIDDVFAAWTDPALIEQWQADEAELDAFEGGEYKFTTFGDDEDPEDHVVSGEILQFVENEKLVMSWVHKDDEEDGEDLIFVLEIAFQAIGEDQTRLTLTERGLAHTDPESRIFSIEAWSAALEHLAEVME from the coding sequence ATGAGCAACGGCATGGATATCGACGGCGAAAGCCAGATCACGCTGACCCGTACCATCGACGCCCATATCGATGACGTGTTTGCCGCCTGGACCGATCCGGCACTGATCGAACAGTGGCAGGCCGACGAGGCCGAACTCGATGCGTTCGAGGGCGGCGAATACAAGTTCACCACCTTCGGCGATGACGAAGATCCGGAAGATCACGTCGTCAGTGGCGAGATCCTGCAGTTCGTCGAAAACGAAAAGCTGGTCATGTCCTGGGTGCACAAGGACGATGAGGAAGACGGCGAAGACCTGATCTTCGTGCTCGAAATCGCCTTCCAGGCAATTGGCGAAGACCAGACACGGCTGACGCTGACGGAACGCGGTCTGGCCCATACCGACCCAGAATCGCGCATTTTCTCGATCGAGGCGTGGAGCGCCGCGCTCGAGCATCTTGCCGAAGTGATGGAATAG